From Hippoglossus hippoglossus isolate fHipHip1 chromosome 14, fHipHip1.pri, whole genome shotgun sequence:
AGAatatactgcaggcagccaccaggatACAATCAAGAGGattgggcttcacttttgggggggctgttatgtcgtccatctgcCAATACAGTCAATGCAATTCACCAATTAGATGTAAAGATATTTGACTAAAAGCAAAAAAGATAACCTCTTGGTGGCGCTAGAATTCATGTCAGGTTATCACCATAGTCAAGGGGATTTGCCCCCAGAGGATGTCAGCATGTTTACACAACTTTTGTGGAAAAATTTTACAGCAAGGTGacatgtaaatgaaaataactgaTGTGCAAAATTGAGTAATTACTCATCTCCACCCACAACATTTTCACCGTGGCCCCATTAAGTCAGCAGGAGGTTTGACGAATAAGACAAATAAGATATTTTTGAGTTGCTTCACAACTCTTAAGTTGAGGTTTGTGAAGTGGAGTCATCAAAGTTTTTACAGATACTGtcctgaaaaatatatttaaaggaTCTCAAAAATAACACAACGTTGTGTTCTGCCATGTGAGTCCAACATCAAAATAACTTATTGAATCCAATCCAATCCAGTGAGAATGTGAAGTGTGCATATAAAATGAGACTAACGGCATTAAGATAATAAATGATTATAAATCGAAATTGAAAGCATGAATTACTAAACTGTGCTATAAAAATCATCAAATAAACTATTTATTACACTTCTTAGACTCTGTGTGGTCCGGCCAATGGATGTTGAGCTGGGACATCTACAGTCAACCATCATGCCTAAAAATAAACTTGTCATTATTTCTAATCTACACTAAACATAATGGTATTTCTGGATTGTTCTTTTGTTATGTCTGATACTGATATTTATAGAGtcacactctgctgcagctaGACAAAATAAGGACCCCAAACTGGTCCCATCTTCTAACAGCACAGACTAAAATAAACCATGCTGACAAAGGGAAGgtattcctctgtgtgtgcaggatggTCAATTTACTTCATGGTGTTTAGCAGTTTCTTTCAAGAAAGAAATATCCTTGCTGTTTAAGGATTAACAGCAGTATTAGCAACGTAACGAAGTTTCCTCATCAGGATGTttttttggttaaaaaaattgttattacctccaccaaggaggctatgttttcaGCCATGTCtagtttgtcagcaggattatgcaaaaatgtttgaacagatttccatgaaactgaTGGGAGGCTGGATGGGACATGGCCCAAGAATGAAGCCATTTAATTTTGGAGTGGATCGTGACAAAGGGATGGAGCCAGGAAATTTTAAACACTTTCTCTAACAATTTGAATAATCTGTCacatttaaggaactgatattcatgagtgtgtgagatttggtggagcctgattgaatttaatggttCTGTTTTGGGCCTAGGCGAaggaatgtgctctactgagtgccattctggttATTTCAATGATTTTTCCCAGCATGTCTCACCCATCACTTTATGTAAGTCACTGTTGAACTGGGAAATAAATTACTGTTATAAATGATTGTCATCTACAAATCATGATCATTACTTTCTATTGTtttacaaattgtgtttttaaatgaatgatttcAAACCGTAAGACTGAACAAagtttttgtttcacacatatgatcaattttaaaatgaaacagtcCAGTGAgatataaaatctaaaatatatagtaaattgttttattaatattgtgatTTTCAACAATATCACCCAGACCTACTGTAGCTGAGCTATTAGACAGGTTTTTTTATAACAGAAGTGATGGTCCAGTGTAATGATGCATGAATATGCAATAATGTTAAAGTGGAAGCCAAagcacatgtgtgtgaatgtgtgtgtagctgtgagtCCAGTCTCTGTAGTATTAAGCCACAGTTGACCTGCTTAGAGTCTCCTCtggcagaggaagacagagggtGGACGGGGCTGCTGCCTGTTACGGTGCAGCCATTTCATGctgtgtgaggagggagagcCCTGGGCTGCACCGTGAGGACCCCTTCACAACACAGGCTCAGCAGCGTGGCACCAAACAGCTGGAGGACGAGCTCACTgatctcacatgcacacacactgtagcacCATTCGCCTCTGCCTGCCAAACCCTGCCTCAACCCAAACCTGCATTCTGTGACAACACTGAGCATCAAGTGTAAGAATTAGCCACATGTAACACTGAATCTAATAAAAGGTTTTACAAATGGTAATATTCAACACAAATGCTGATATATGACCAATCAAGGTGCGATGAATACTCAAATATTCAACACTCAAAAAAACCCTGAAAGCCAAGTGCAGTagtaacaagaaaaaaaaaaggcctcgGGGTGAAATGGATCTTATTTATGACATCGTCTCGCCATCCGCCTTCACAGAGCACAAATGCAACCTGCAACAATGACACACATATTTGCAGGGCAAGCGTACATTGACAGTGACATGCGTGACTTGATGCTTATCCATCCACCCGTTCCCGTCATCCTCGGGAACATTGCATAATAGGACAGAGATTAGCCTTGTGGGCCCTAAAACATCAGCAGTGTTTGACAACAATTCAACCTTGTCATTTacataaatgtaatgttttcacaTCATCTGTGTACCTCTGAGCTGCTAAGTTTCAAAACAACAGGCCTTCAATTTGTCTCCAGTTCGAAACAACTATTTTCTTTAAGATTATGTGGTAAATTAGTCAGAGACAATTCATTTTTCACACGTCCCTGCACAGGCCAGCAATCCAACAACTAACAGAGCATTTATCTTTGAACTTTCCCCATGTTTCCCCATGTTCTCCAGGATTTGCTCAAGATTAAACCCCTTAATTTTATCAAAGGTTTGTCCAGAGTCCTACAATTAATAAGACTATGCCAAAAACATACCCAGGATAGCAAGGGGTTCAGAAATGGGTGATGGTATTTTTCTGAGGCTTTTAGGGGCCTCATTTTCAGGAAGCAGAATACAGTCAAGTAAAAGGTCAACAGACTGATCATGTCTTCTGCAGATAAGCACTAATAATGACTAAATCCCCCGGATATATAACAGTTCTGCTGTTAATTAAGTTAACTAATTCAAGTATGATCTGTATATTACTTTGACCTCTATGACCCCTTCAGGGCCGCCTGGGGCCTCTGGACTCCCAGGTTAGTCCTCCACCTCCAAGTGACAGGCAGGCTATGAACAGGGTGTGGACATTTGAATGGGGTATAAACAGGCTATGAACTGGGTATAAACGGATTAGAAACAGGTTATGAACAGGGTATAAACAGGTTATGGACAGATTATGAACAGGCTATGGACAGATTATGAACAGGGTATAACAGGGTATGAATTGGGTATGGATAGGTTGTGACCAGGGTATAAACATAGTATGAAGAGGGTATAAACAGGGTATGAACAGGGTATAAACAGGGTATGAACAGGGTGTGAACAGGGTGTGAACAGGGTGTGAACAGGGTGTGAACAGGGTGTGAACAGGATATAAACATAGTATAAACATGGTATAAACAGGGTATGATCATCGTATAAACATGGTATAAACATGGTATAAACATGGTATAAACATGGTATGAACATAGTATAAACATAGTATAAACATAGTATAAACAGGGTATGAACTCACTTGTATGAGCTGCCGCCTGTGATCTCCTGTTTGATCTGCCTGTTCACAGCATCAGCCGCCGCCCTCCCTTTGCCCTCTCCGTCCACCTTCAGATCGACCTGCGGTTTACCGGGCCGTTTTTTCCTCTCGGGTGCCGGCAGCAGGTCTTTCTCCTGCACCTTGTCGGCTATGGCGCTCTTCTCCACGCCGCTGTCCGCGTCGGCCCGCGCCGCGAGCTGCTTCGCGTGGCGCGGGTCCTCCCCGGCGGCTGGTTTGGGTATCCAGGGGTGGTCGTACCTCTTCGCGATGGGCCAGGGCTTGAAGTCCTTCTGGTACTGGGTCTCGCTGTCGAACGGCGTCTCGGGCCCGTGGTACTCGTTCTTAGGTTTGCAGCTCGGTTCCGGGCGCACCTTCCAGTGCTTGAAGTCCTCGCGCATCACCGAGCTGCACACGCGCTCCTCGGAGACGCACCTCCGCGGCGCGCGTCCGGACGCGGCGCGGGCTTCTGCGCGAGACGGCTGCGTTTCTATGGTGACCCGGGCCTGCGGCGGCTGCagctggatgtgctgcatctcCGACACGTCCGTGTACTTGGTGAAGACCAGAGGCACCGCGATGTCCGCCTTGTCCAGCTGGTTCCAGAAGCGGGCCATGCAGCACGCCCTGCTGATACAGGGCCACGCCATGCTGCGGGTCACACGGCGACACAACAACCCACGAGAAGCTCCTGGTGCTCCGGAGCCGGGCGGAAAATATTCTCCTCAGTCTCCGAGAGAAACAAGATGTCCGTGTGCCAGGCGGCGGGGATGACTCCGCTGTTCACGTTAGAGCAGGTTCTCAGGTAAATCCATTGTGCTTGTAAAATACACAACCAGAGATTTGAACCAGTTGGATTTCCTAAAGAGAACAGCCGCACTGGTGTTAGCTCTGCTGCCCcgtgtgtccctctgtgtcccGGACCTGTCTCCGCATCACTCCACGGCACAGCACTGCGAGACGACCCGGCCCCGCCCGCTCAGCATCCCGGAGAACCACCGCCGGAGGAGACTGCTGGCAAGTCAGAGGCAAAGACACAAGTAACTTCCGGTTCACCTCGCAAAGTAAAAGCCTCAGCGTCGCTCAGGGGAAGTGGTATAATTTAAGACAAGGAAAACAGAGGGTTTGGACTTGTATGTGTATTGAATGATGAAGAGTTAATTTCATCAATTTCTTCAATTTAAGTTAAGAAAGCAAAAAAGTGCACCACAAACAATAAACTAGGCCTGGAACGTTATTGATGAAATCTGAATTCTGTTGATTTCCGTTCGAAGGCTGATAAACATGGTGAACTTGACGTAAATGGTTCGTCTTCACGCAAAAGGTACAGGAGGAGGGACGTTTGGTCCATCCATCACATGCTGCTTCTCCCAACATTTAGCTAGATATTTGTTAACAttagagaaaacagaaaggttTGGACTAAACACTATAAAAAGAAGGAGgataaatattattaaaattgtTAATATAGATGTTAGATTGATATTAACAAGATGGAttggtttaaaaagaaaatatcaagtAGGATAATGTTGTAACTCACTAATggctttatatttaatatattcgATTCTGTTATGGGAGTAAAACAATAATGATTTTATATTCCATGTTAAATACAGCCTATCAAAGCCATTCAATTATTGCTTCTGATTCATGCAAATTGTCTTTGTGACtaagtctgtgtgtttttggcAGACAACAAACAGTACATGAATAATGCCAACACACTTACCCCGAGGGCCTGTTTCACATTGGACTACAATTTCGAGAAGACATATGAAAGACAAGCACATTATCTTTTCTCAGAGGTTTTTATAATGGAGGTGGGGATCTTGTTTTTAGAAGCAACAATAATTCTTAAGCTTCAAAACATggtgttttcctgttgtgtaACTGCATCTTGACTATATTGTCTGCTAGCGACTGCAGGTTAAACATTAACTGAGAGAGAGTTCAGGATCAAAGTATTAAGGAGGTCATTGGGGGGGTGAACCCATGAATAGATTAATAATTTATAAAGATGTGATCAA
This genomic window contains:
- the map6a gene encoding microtubule-associated protein 6 homolog isoform X5; the protein is MAWPCISRACCMARFWNQLDKADIAVPLVFTKYTDVSEMQHIQLQPPQARVTIETQPSRAEARAASGRAPRRCVSEERVCSSVMREDFKHWKVRPEPSCKPKNEYHGPETPFDSETQYQKDFKPWPIAKRYDHPWIPKPAAGEDPRHAKQLAARADADSGVEKSAIADKVQEKDLLPAPERKKRPGKPQVDLKVDGEGKGRAAADAVNRQIKQEITGGSSYKTEFKAYRDVKPAKMIRAKSQYLPPDEKTCLETSYSATFKGQALLQPADNKALDRRRIRSLYSEPYIDPINQVDRYSSRSKPKKSGATAAGQGKPVKKAKDKQSAGLKGSKKTTSESQSENRPAVGDKEKISHSVSRSFILLCPTSWLCLYNDTRIRCPHDMSLLLLPHAFRYSTE
- the map6a gene encoding microtubule-associated protein 6 homolog isoform X9, producing MAWPCISRACCMARFWNQLDKADIAVPLVFTKYTDVSEMQHIQLQPPQARVTIETQPSRAEARAASGRAPRRCVSEERVCSSVMREDFKHWKVRPEPSCKPKNEYHGPETPFDSETQYQKDFKPWPIAKRYDHPWIPKPAAGEDPRHAKQLAARADADSGVEKSAIADKVQEKDLLPAPERKKRPGKPQVDLKVDGEGKGRAAADAVNRQIKQEITGGSSYKTEFKAYRDVKPAKMIRAKSQYLPPDEKTCLETSYSATFKGQALLQPADNKALDRRRIRSLYSEPYIDPINQVDRYSSRSKPKKSGATAAGQGKPVKKAKDKQSAGLKGSKKTTSESQSENRPAVGDKEKRLC
- the map6a gene encoding microtubule-associated protein 6 homolog isoform X7; protein product: MAWPCISRACCMARFWNQLDKADIAVPLVFTKYTDVSEMQHIQLQPPQARVTIETQPSRAEARAASGRAPRRCVSEERVCSSVMREDFKHWKVRPEPSCKPKNEYHGPETPFDSETQYQKDFKPWPIAKRYDHPWIPKPAAGEDPRHAKQLAARADADSGVEKSAIADKVQEKDLLPAPERKKRPGKPQVDLKVDGEGKGRAAADAVNRQIKQEITGGSSYKTEFKAYRDVKPAKMIRAKSQYLPPDEKTCLETSYSATFKGQALLQPADNKALDRRRIRSLYSEPYIDPINQVDRYSSRSKPKKSGATAAGQGKPVKKAKDKQSAGLKGSKKTTSESQSENRPAVGDKEKSKEMNNKLAEAKDLSFSLSFFYSSLSYLLALSVQ
- the map6a gene encoding microtubule-associated protein 6 homolog isoform X8, with product MAWPCISRACCMARFWNQLDKADIAVPLVFTKYTDVSEMQHIQLQPPQARVTIETQPSRAEARAASGRAPRRCVSEERVCSSVMREDFKHWKVRPEPSCKPKNEYHGPETPFDSETQYQKDFKPWPIAKRYDHPWIPKPAAGEDPRHAKQLAARADADSGVEKSAIADKVQEKDLLPAPERKKRPGKPQVDLKVDGEGKGRAAADAVNRQIKQEITGGSSYKTEFKAYRDVKPAKMIRAKSQYLPPDEKTCLETSYSATFKGQALLQPADNKALDRRRIRSLYSEPYIDPINQVDRYSSRSKPKKSGATAAGQGKPVKKAKDKQSAGLKGSKKTTSESQSENRPAVGDKEKNVYV
- the map6a gene encoding microtubule-associated protein 6 homolog isoform X2, whose amino-acid sequence is MAWPCISRACCMARFWNQLDKADIAVPLVFTKYTDVSEMQHIQLQPPQARVTIETQPSRAEARAASGRAPRRCVSEERVCSSVMREDFKHWKVRPEPSCKPKNEYHGPETPFDSETQYQKDFKPWPIAKRYDHPWIPKPAAGEDPRHAKQLAARADADSGVEKSAIADKVQEKDLLPAPERKKRPGKPQVDLKVDGEGKGRAAADAVNRQIKQEITGGSSYKTEFKAYRDVKPAKMIRAKSQYLPPDEKTCLETSYSATFKGQALLQPADNKALDRRRIRSLYSEPYIDPINQVDRYSSRSKPKKSGATAAGQGKPVKKAKDKQSAGLKGSKKTTSESQSENRPAVGDKEKSKEMNNKLAEAKEVVLKQYHYIQLCQPIRDIGWVQTLKQHLWGCALPNPRCLCLDREYLYSFGMDVW
- the map6a gene encoding microtubule-associated protein 6 homolog isoform X4 — encoded protein: MAWPCISRACCMARFWNQLDKADIAVPLVFTKYTDVSEMQHIQLQPPQARVTIETQPSRAEARAASGRAPRRCVSEERVCSSVMREDFKHWKVRPEPSCKPKNEYHGPETPFDSETQYQKDFKPWPIAKRYDHPWIPKPAAGEDPRHAKQLAARADADSGVEKSAIADKVQEKDLLPAPERKKRPGKPQVDLKVDGEGKGRAAADAVNRQIKQEITGGSSYKTEFKAYRDVKPAKMIRAKSQYLPPDEKTCLETSYSATFKGQALLQPADNKALDRRRIRSLYSEPYIDPINQVDRYSSRSKPKKSGATAAGQGKPVKKAKDKQSAGLKGSKKTTSESQSENRPAVGDKEKSKEMNNKLAEAKEVVLKQYHYIQLCQPIRDIGWVQTLKQHLWGCALPNPRTPRDPH
- the map6a gene encoding microtubule-associated protein 6 homolog isoform X6, with translation MAWPCISRACCMARFWNQLDKADIAVPLVFTKYTDVSEMQHIQLQPPQARVTIETQPSRAEARAASGRAPRRCVSEERVCSSVMREDFKHWKVRPEPSCKPKNEYHGPETPFDSETQYQKDFKPWPIAKRYDHPWIPKPAAGEDPRHAKQLAARADADSGVEKSAIADKVQEKDLLPAPERKKRPGKPQVDLKVDGEGKGRAAADAVNRQIKQEITGGSSYKTEFKAYRDVKPAKMIRAKSQYLPPDEKTCLETSYSATFKGQALLQPADNKALDRRRIRSLYSEPYIDPINQVDRYSSRSKPKKSGATAAGQGKPVKKAKDKQSAGLKGSKKTTSESQSENRPAVGDKEKKVLRTSLSDPVIIIPRVLLEEMHHHHWKCPSLGGAAESFALP
- the map6a gene encoding microtubule-associated protein 6 homolog isoform X3 gives rise to the protein MAWPCISRACCMARFWNQLDKADIAVPLVFTKYTDVSEMQHIQLQPPQARVTIETQPSRAEARAASGRAPRRCVSEERVCSSVMREDFKHWKVRPEPSCKPKNEYHGPETPFDSETQYQKDFKPWPIAKRYDHPWIPKPAAGEDPRHAKQLAARADADSGVEKSAIADKVQEKDLLPAPERKKRPGKPQVDLKVDGEGKGRAAADAVNRQIKQEITGGSSYKTEFKAYRDVKPAKMIRAKSQYLPPDEKTCLETSYSATFKGQALLQPADNKALDRRRIRSLYSEPYIDPINQVDRYSSRSKPKKSGATAAGQGKPVKKAKDKQSAGLKGSKKTTSESQSENRPAVGDKEKSKEMNNKLAEAKEGVKDEPLRPSHHHSQGAAGGDAPPPLEMPEPRRSGGVVRFALDGNQTE